From the genome of Streptomyces sp. NBC_01317, one region includes:
- a CDS encoding SDR family oxidoreductase: MNAMREINSKHKIALVTGAGSGIGRAVSLALGRAGWSLVLAGRTASALTETAEALARATGGDDVLAVPTDVTLPEEVDALFAAARERYGRLDLLFNNAGTFGPGGVPVDELPFSAWRKVVDTNLTGSFLCAQAAFRQMKAQDPQGGRIINNGSVSAHAPRPDSIAYTATKHAVTGLTKSLSLDGRAYRIACGQIDIGNAATDMTERMRRGVPQANGEVAVEPVMDVGDVAGVVAHMAGLPLSANVQFATVMAAGMPLIGRG, from the coding sequence ATGAACGCCATGCGGGAGATCAACTCCAAGCACAAGATCGCACTAGTGACGGGCGCGGGTTCGGGCATCGGACGCGCGGTGTCGCTCGCGCTGGGGCGTGCGGGGTGGTCGCTGGTGCTGGCGGGCCGGACGGCCTCTGCGTTGACGGAGACGGCGGAGGCGCTCGCCCGCGCGACGGGCGGTGACGACGTGCTGGCCGTCCCCACGGACGTGACCCTCCCCGAGGAGGTGGACGCGCTCTTCGCGGCGGCGCGGGAACGGTACGGGCGGCTGGACCTGCTCTTCAACAACGCGGGCACGTTCGGGCCCGGCGGCGTGCCCGTGGACGAGCTGCCGTTCTCGGCGTGGCGGAAGGTCGTGGACACGAACCTGACCGGCAGCTTCCTGTGCGCGCAGGCGGCGTTCCGCCAGATGAAGGCGCAGGATCCGCAGGGCGGCCGCATCATCAACAACGGCTCGGTCTCGGCACACGCGCCCCGCCCGGACTCCATCGCGTACACCGCCACGAAGCACGCCGTGACCGGCCTGACGAAGTCCCTGTCCCTGGACGGCCGCGCGTACCGCATCGCGTGCGGCCAGATCGACATCGGCAACGCGGCGACGGACATGACGGAACGCATGCGGCGGGGCGTGCCGCAGGCGAACGGGGAGGTGGCGGTGGAGCCGGTCATGGACGTGGGGGATGTGGCGGGGGTGGTGGCGCATATGGCGGGGCTGCCGCTGTCGGCGAATGTGCAGTTCGCGACGGTGATGGCGGCGGGGATGCCGTTGATTGGGCGTGGGTGA
- a CDS encoding alkaline phosphatase D family protein — MTAAHRHAPELRAAAQRLAALARARGLPRRRLLTGASAGAVALAFAVNLPAAGVAGAAELDARKVAADPFTLGVASGDPRPDGVLLWTRLAPDPYVPDSGLPPERVAVGWEVAADAGFARVVARGEATAHPEFHHSVHVDVRGLDPDRVYWFRFRTGTWISPAGRTRTAPAPGALVSRLRFAAVSCQAYHDGYFTAFRHLAEEDVDVVFHLGDYLYEYAVSSVGGARDYTDRTLPAVFNRETVTLDDYRLRYALFKSDPDLMAAHAAHPFVVTWDDHETENNYAGDIPENSVSPEEFLLRRAAAYRAYWENQPLGPLQAPSGPDMRLYRRLQYGRLAQFDVLDTRQYRSDQAYGDGWQVPGPKSEDPSRTLTGETQERWLLDGWKSSAATWNVVPQQVTFARRRTAPTAGHKLSMDSWDGYPASRQRLMDGAEAAGLANLMVLSGDVHTGHAYDIKKDWDDPDSRTLGTEIVATSVTSGRDGQDRPADWDTFMAANPHMKFYSGRRGYVNVELGLTRARADFRTVDVVTAPGGPVRTAASFVTEAGSPGLSPA; from the coding sequence ATGACCGCCGCACACCGCCACGCACCCGAACTCAGGGCCGCCGCGCAGCGCCTCGCGGCCCTGGCGCGGGCCAGAGGCCTCCCCCGCCGCCGCCTCCTCACCGGCGCGAGCGCCGGGGCCGTCGCGCTCGCCTTCGCCGTGAACCTTCCCGCCGCCGGTGTCGCGGGCGCCGCCGAGCTGGACGCCCGGAAGGTCGCGGCGGACCCGTTCACCCTCGGCGTGGCCTCCGGCGACCCCCGCCCCGACGGCGTCCTGCTCTGGACGAGGCTCGCGCCCGACCCGTACGTACCCGACAGCGGCCTGCCTCCCGAGCGCGTCGCCGTCGGCTGGGAGGTCGCCGCCGACGCCGGGTTCGCCAGGGTCGTGGCGCGGGGCGAGGCGACCGCGCACCCCGAGTTCCACCACAGCGTGCACGTCGACGTGCGGGGCCTCGACCCCGACCGCGTGTACTGGTTCCGCTTCCGTACCGGTACGTGGATCAGTCCGGCGGGGCGGACCCGTACCGCCCCCGCGCCCGGCGCGCTGGTGAGCCGCCTCCGGTTCGCCGCCGTCTCCTGCCAGGCGTACCACGACGGGTACTTCACCGCGTTCAGGCACCTCGCCGAGGAGGACGTGGACGTCGTCTTCCACCTGGGCGACTACCTGTACGAGTACGCCGTGTCGTCCGTCGGCGGCGCCCGCGACTACACCGACCGCACCCTGCCCGCCGTCTTCAACCGGGAGACGGTCACGCTGGACGACTACCGGCTGCGGTACGCGCTCTTCAAGTCCGACCCCGACCTGATGGCCGCGCACGCCGCGCACCCGTTCGTCGTCACGTGGGACGACCACGAGACCGAGAACAACTACGCCGGTGACATCCCCGAGAACTCCGTGTCCCCGGAGGAGTTCTTACTGCGCAGGGCCGCCGCCTACCGCGCGTACTGGGAGAACCAGCCGCTGGGCCCCCTCCAGGCGCCCTCGGGCCCGGACATGCGGCTCTACCGGCGGCTCCAGTACGGACGGCTCGCCCAGTTCGACGTGCTGGACACCCGGCAGTACCGCTCCGACCAGGCGTACGGCGACGGCTGGCAGGTGCCCGGCCCGAAGTCCGAGGACCCCTCGCGCACCCTGACCGGCGAGACCCAGGAGCGCTGGCTGCTGGACGGCTGGAAGAGTTCGGCGGCGACCTGGAACGTCGTACCGCAGCAGGTCACCTTCGCCCGGCGCCGTACCGCCCCGACCGCCGGTCACAAGCTGTCGATGGACTCCTGGGACGGCTATCCGGCTTCCAGGCAGCGGCTGATGGACGGGGCCGAGGCGGCCGGTCTCGCGAACCTCATGGTGCTGTCGGGGGACGTGCACACGGGGCACGCGTACGACATCAAGAAGGACTGGGACGACCCGGACTCCCGCACGCTGGGCACCGAGATCGTGGCGACGTCCGTCACGAGCGGGAGAGACGGACAGGATCGGCCGGCTGACTGGGACACCTTCATGGCCGCCAATCCGCACATGAAGTTCTACAGCGGGCGGCGCGGCTACGTGAACGTCGAGCTGGGCCTCACGCGCGCCAGGGCGGACTTCCGTACGGTGGACGTGGTCACGGCACCGGGGGGCCCGGTCAGAACGGCGGCGTCCTTCGTGACGGAGGCGGGCAGCCCGGGCCTGAGCCCGGCCTGA
- a CDS encoding Gfo/Idh/MocA family protein, protein MTAEAEQPIPATRATPVAAGRAVRWGVLATGGIAERFVTEVGELPDAEIVAVGSRGDASAKEFAGRLGIPRAYGSWAGLVADEDVDVVYVATPHSAHRAAAGLALTAGKPVLCEKAFTLDAREAGELVALAGERGLFLMEAMWMYCNPVIRHLVALVRDGAIGEIRTVQADFGLEGPFPPEHRLRDPALGGGALLDLGVYPVSFAQLLLGEPDRVQADALLSPEGADLNTGILLGWDAGATALLTCSVTAETPRTATVTGTKGRIEIPAGFFAPDRLVLRRSGAEPEEITEARLTGAGGLWGMQHEAVEVMRCLRAGETESPLVPLAGTLAVMRTLDAVRSLIGVRFPADAGRA, encoded by the coding sequence ATGACAGCGGAAGCGGAACAGCCGATACCGGCGACTCGGGCGACACCGGTGGCGGCCGGCCGGGCGGTGCGCTGGGGTGTCCTGGCGACGGGCGGGATCGCCGAACGGTTCGTCACCGAGGTCGGTGAACTGCCGGACGCCGAGATCGTGGCGGTCGGCTCGCGCGGTGACGCCTCGGCGAAGGAGTTCGCCGGACGGCTCGGGATCCCGCGCGCGTACGGCAGCTGGGCCGGGCTCGTCGCCGACGAGGACGTCGACGTCGTGTACGTGGCCACCCCGCACTCCGCGCACCGGGCCGCCGCCGGGCTGGCCCTCACCGCCGGGAAGCCGGTGCTCTGCGAGAAGGCGTTCACGCTCGACGCCCGGGAGGCGGGCGAGCTGGTGGCGCTGGCCGGGGAGCGGGGGCTCTTCCTGATGGAGGCCATGTGGATGTACTGCAACCCCGTGATCCGGCACCTGGTGGCACTCGTACGGGACGGGGCGATCGGCGAGATCCGTACCGTACAGGCGGACTTCGGCCTGGAGGGCCCGTTCCCGCCCGAACACCGGCTGCGCGACCCGGCGCTGGGCGGCGGCGCGCTGCTCGACCTCGGCGTCTACCCGGTGTCGTTCGCCCAGCTGCTGCTCGGCGAACCGGACCGGGTCCAGGCCGACGCGCTGCTCTCCCCCGAGGGCGCCGACCTCAACACGGGGATCCTGCTGGGCTGGGACGCGGGCGCGACGGCGCTCCTCACCTGCTCGGTGACGGCCGAGACACCCCGTACCGCCACCGTCACCGGCACGAAGGGCCGGATCGAGATCCCGGCGGGCTTCTTCGCCCCGGACCGCCTCGTCCTGCGGCGGTCGGGGGCGGAGCCGGAGGAGATCACGGAGGCCCGGCTCACGGGCGCGGGCGGCCTGTGGGGGATGCAGCACGAGGCGGTCGAGGTGATGCGCTGCCTGCGGGCGGGCGAGACGGAGTCCCCGCTCGTGCCGCTGGCCGGCACGCTGGCGGTGATGCGGACGCTGGATGCGGTGCGTTCGCTGATCGGCGTGCGTTTTCCGGCTGACGCGGGGCGGGCGTAG
- a CDS encoding multidrug effflux MFS transporter, whose protein sequence is MEMRMPDGGRTTEGRIGHIGPGQLLPDAGKRPPEEAGSGPAGTAGKPPSRRQAPPQDTQRLAESPTARRAGLLVTLVLGGLTALPPLSMDMYLPALPDVTGSLAAPAATVQITLTACLMGMALGQIVVGPMSDRWGRRGPLLLGMVVYVFATALCAVAPNVELLIGVRLLQGLAGSAGIVIARAVVRDLYDGVEMARFFSTLMLISGVAPIIAPVIGGQVLRLTEWRGIFLVLTVIGALLTFVVWKWLHETLPEEKRHSGGVVEALRTMRGLLADRVFTGYMLAGGLAFAALFAYIAASPFVVQEIYGASPQMFSLLFGVNSVGLIVVGQINGKLLVGRVSLDRVLGFGLAVILLAGVALLLMTTGVFGTVGLFPVAAGLFVLMSAMGLAMPNTNAQALMRTPHAAGSASALIGTSSFLIGAVASPLVGIGGEGTAAPMALVQVVSAAGAIGCFLGLVRPWQRRRPTP, encoded by the coding sequence ATGGAGATGCGGATGCCTGACGGCGGGCGGACCACCGAGGGACGAATAGGCCACATAGGACCGGGGCAACTCCTGCCGGACGCGGGCAAGAGGCCGCCGGAGGAGGCGGGTTCGGGCCCGGCCGGGACGGCGGGGAAGCCGCCGTCCCGGCGCCAGGCACCTCCCCAGGACACGCAGCGGCTCGCGGAAAGCCCCACCGCCCGCCGGGCCGGGCTCCTCGTCACCCTCGTCCTGGGCGGGCTCACGGCCCTTCCCCCGCTCTCCATGGACATGTACCTCCCGGCGCTGCCCGACGTCACCGGCTCGCTCGCCGCGCCCGCCGCCACCGTCCAGATCACCCTCACCGCCTGCCTGATGGGCATGGCGCTCGGCCAGATCGTCGTCGGGCCCATGAGCGACCGGTGGGGGAGACGCGGACCGCTGCTCCTCGGCATGGTCGTCTACGTCTTCGCCACCGCCCTCTGCGCCGTCGCCCCCAACGTCGAACTCCTCATCGGCGTCCGCCTCCTCCAAGGACTGGCGGGCTCCGCGGGGATCGTCATCGCCCGTGCCGTGGTGCGTGATCTGTACGACGGGGTGGAGATGGCGCGGTTCTTCTCCACGCTGATGCTGATCTCCGGTGTCGCGCCGATCATCGCGCCGGTGATCGGCGGTCAGGTGCTGCGGCTCACCGAGTGGCGGGGCATCTTCCTCGTCCTCACCGTGATCGGCGCGCTGCTCACGTTCGTGGTGTGGAAGTGGCTCCACGAGACCCTGCCCGAGGAGAAGCGGCACAGCGGGGGTGTCGTTGAGGCGCTGCGAACGATGCGCGGGCTGCTTGCCGACCGGGTGTTCACCGGCTACATGCTGGCGGGCGGTCTCGCCTTCGCCGCGCTGTTCGCGTACATCGCGGCCTCGCCGTTTGTCGTCCAGGAGATCTACGGCGCCTCGCCGCAGATGTTCAGCCTGCTCTTCGGCGTCAACTCCGTGGGGCTGATCGTGGTCGGCCAGATCAACGGCAAGCTGCTCGTCGGCCGGGTGAGCCTGGACCGGGTGCTCGGTTTCGGGCTGGCGGTCATCCTGCTCGCCGGGGTGGCGCTGCTGCTGATGACGACCGGGGTGTTCGGCACGGTGGGGCTCTTCCCGGTCGCCGCGGGTCTGTTCGTCCTGATGTCCGCGATGGGTCTGGCGATGCCCAACACCAACGCGCAGGCGCTGATGCGCACTCCGCACGCGGCCGGTTCGGCCTCGGCGCTCATCGGTACGTCGTCGTTCCTGATCGGGGCCGTGGCCTCGCCGCTCGTCGGGATCGGCGGCGAGGGGACGGCGGCGCCGATGGCCCTGGTCCAGGTGGTCAGCGCGGCCGGTGCGATCGGCTGCTTCCTGGGGTTGGTACGGCCCTGGCAGCGGCGGCGGCCGACGCCGTAG
- a CDS encoding NF041680 family putative transposase, protein MSLLYNAVRVESLTVLSRFRTDFYDCLTARADALFELTDAVLCTDGPVRSLVDLALAPEHRRGHGSLYAGLNRGGLDVARLRRALAGVPLPRAGDGRLVLAVDVSPWLRPDAGTVPDRSFCHTYGRGNAKHQMMPGWPYSVVVALEAGRTSWSAFLDAVRLAPGADLAAVTARQVGEVVERLVAAGQWSEGDPDVLIVLDAGYDAPRIAHLLSGLPVEILGRTRSDRVMRRPAPSREEFLRANPKGGRPPKHGGEFVFGDPATWGEEQAVTVTGTRLYGTATARAWDRLHPRLTQRAAWLDHDGPLPVIEGTVIRLSVEHLPSGGVNKPVWLWWSRTGATEADVDRCWQAFLRRFDIEHTFRMLKQTLGWTRPRLRDSAAADRWTWLIIAAHTQLRLARPLATDLRRPWEKPAPPHKLTPARVRRGFRNLRTTTGSPAGAPKPTTPGPGRPPGSKNHRPAPHHDVGRVLTGSEAYQRPAHHKVGTKPRRTG, encoded by the coding sequence GTGAGTCTGCTGTACAACGCTGTTCGCGTCGAGTCCCTGACCGTGTTGTCCCGGTTCCGGACCGACTTCTACGACTGCCTGACCGCCCGCGCGGACGCACTGTTCGAGCTGACCGACGCCGTGCTGTGCACCGACGGACCGGTACGGTCGCTGGTCGACCTCGCCCTGGCACCCGAGCACCGCCGGGGTCACGGTTCCCTCTACGCCGGCCTGAACCGCGGCGGGCTCGATGTCGCCCGGTTGCGGCGCGCGCTGGCCGGGGTTCCGCTGCCGCGGGCGGGCGACGGGCGGCTGGTCCTGGCGGTGGACGTCTCGCCGTGGCTGCGGCCGGACGCCGGGACCGTGCCGGACCGCTCGTTCTGTCACACCTACGGCCGTGGCAACGCCAAGCACCAGATGATGCCCGGCTGGCCGTACTCGGTGGTCGTCGCCCTGGAGGCCGGCCGCACCTCCTGGTCGGCGTTCCTGGACGCGGTCCGGCTGGCCCCCGGCGCGGACCTGGCGGCGGTCACCGCCCGCCAGGTCGGCGAGGTGGTCGAACGGCTCGTCGCGGCGGGCCAGTGGAGCGAGGGTGACCCGGACGTCCTGATCGTCCTGGACGCCGGATACGACGCCCCGCGCATCGCCCACCTGCTGTCCGGCCTGCCGGTCGAGATCCTGGGCCGGACACGGTCGGACCGGGTGATGCGCCGCCCGGCACCCTCGCGGGAAGAGTTTCTCCGTGCGAACCCGAAGGGTGGACGGCCGCCCAAGCACGGCGGGGAGTTCGTCTTCGGCGACCCCGCGACCTGGGGTGAGGAGCAGGCCGTCACGGTCACCGGCACCCGCCTCTACGGCACGGCGACCGCGCGGGCCTGGGACCGGCTCCACCCGCGGCTGACCCAGCGGGCCGCCTGGCTCGACCACGACGGCCCGCTGCCGGTCATCGAAGGCACCGTCATCCGCCTGTCAGTCGAACACCTGCCGTCCGGCGGGGTCAACAAGCCGGTCTGGCTGTGGTGGTCCCGCACCGGCGCCACCGAAGCCGACGTCGACCGCTGCTGGCAGGCGTTCCTGCGACGCTTCGACATCGAGCACACCTTCCGCATGCTCAAGCAGACCCTCGGCTGGACCCGGCCCCGCCTGCGCGACTCGGCCGCCGCCGACCGCTGGACCTGGCTAATCATCGCCGCCCACACCCAACTCCGCCTCGCCCGCCCCCTCGCGACCGACCTCCGCCGACCGTGGGAGAAGCCAGCGCCGCCGCACAAACTCACACCGGCCCGCGTCCGGCGCGGGTTCCGGAACCTCCGCACGACGACCGGTTCGCCGGCCGGGGCACCGAAACCCACCACACCCGGCCCTGGACGCCCGCCCGGCTCGAAGAACCACAGACCTGCACCCCACCACGACGTGGGACGAGTCCTCACCGGCAGCGAGGCATACCAGCGACCGGCCCACCACAAGGTCGGCACCAAACCCCGACGAACTGGTTAA
- a CDS encoding small ribosomal subunit Rsm22 family protein has protein sequence MNADTLPTPDALRTALAGLLDGLPPKQAAQAVERLIANYRGTTPTGTPLLRDRSDVAAYAAYRMPATFEAVRAALDALADAAPDWVPASHLDVGGGTGAAVWAADATWAEPRTTTVLDWAEPALALGRELAERSGLPALRTVDWRRARIGTPLVLPDTDLITVSYVLNELTERDRGALVTDVARAAQAVVIVEPGTPDGYLRIIEARRQLIGAGLRVAAPCPHDGACPIEPGTDWCHFAARVARSSLHRQVKGGSLPYEDEKFSYVAAVRFAPRPVRNRVIRKPQIRKGQVLLELCTPSDGLRGETVTKRHGALYRAARDTGWGDAWPPPAAP, from the coding sequence GTGAACGCCGACACCCTTCCCACCCCCGACGCCCTGCGCACCGCCCTCGCCGGCCTGCTCGACGGGCTGCCGCCCAAGCAGGCCGCCCAGGCCGTCGAGCGGCTGATCGCGAACTACCGGGGGACCACCCCGACCGGCACGCCCCTGCTGCGCGACCGGTCGGACGTCGCCGCCTACGCCGCGTACCGGATGCCCGCGACGTTCGAGGCGGTACGGGCCGCGCTCGACGCGCTCGCGGACGCCGCGCCGGACTGGGTGCCCGCCAGCCACCTGGACGTGGGCGGCGGCACCGGCGCGGCGGTCTGGGCGGCCGACGCGACGTGGGCGGAGCCCCGTACCACCACCGTCCTGGACTGGGCGGAGCCCGCCCTCGCGCTCGGCCGGGAGCTGGCCGAACGCTCCGGCCTCCCCGCGCTGCGTACCGTCGACTGGCGGCGCGCCAGGATCGGCACCCCGCTCGTCCTGCCCGACACCGACCTGATCACGGTCTCGTACGTCCTGAACGAACTGACCGAGCGCGACCGGGGCGCGCTCGTCACCGACGTGGCGCGGGCCGCCCAGGCCGTGGTGATCGTGGAACCCGGCACCCCCGATGGCTACTTGAGGATCATCGAGGCCCGGCGGCAGCTCATCGGCGCGGGGCTGCGCGTTGCCGCGCCCTGCCCGCACGACGGCGCCTGCCCGATCGAACCGGGCACGGACTGGTGCCACTTCGCCGCCCGGGTCGCCCGCTCCTCCCTGCACCGGCAGGTGAAGGGGGGCTCGCTGCCGTACGAGGACGAGAAGTTCAGCTATGTGGCGGCGGTCCGCTTCGCACCGCGGCCGGTGCGGAACCGGGTGATCCGCAAGCCGCAGATCCGCAAGGGCCAGGTGCTGCTGGAGCTGTGCACCCCGTCGGACGGACTGCGCGGCGAGACGGTCACCAAGCGGCACGGCGCGCTGTACCGCGCGGCCCGGGACACGGGGTGGGGCGACGCCTGGCCGCCGCCCGCCGCCCCGTGA
- a CDS encoding TetR/AcrR family transcriptional regulator, producing MADSRAPDSTRRSDRSRRAIYDAALALVTEVGYAKTTVEGIAARAGVGKQTIYRWWPSKGAVLLEAFLDLTEQAARAAADGAGMYEIPDTGDLAADLKLVLRATVDEMNDPAYDLPSRALAAEGIVDAELGAEFARKLLEPQLQLYVKRLRAGQEAGDVRQDIDLRIALELLAGPLAHRWLLRTLPLTHAYADAVADYALYGLAPRG from the coding sequence ATGGCCGACAGCAGGGCACCCGACTCCACCCGCCGCAGCGACCGGTCCCGCCGGGCGATCTATGACGCCGCGCTCGCCCTGGTCACCGAGGTCGGCTACGCGAAGACGACCGTCGAGGGCATCGCTGCCCGCGCCGGAGTCGGCAAGCAGACGATCTACCGGTGGTGGCCCTCGAAGGGCGCCGTCCTCCTCGAAGCCTTCCTCGATCTCACCGAGCAGGCCGCCCGCGCCGCCGCCGACGGGGCGGGGATGTACGAGATCCCCGACACCGGTGACCTGGCCGCGGACCTCAAACTCGTGCTGCGCGCCACGGTCGACGAGATGAACGATCCCGCGTACGACCTCCCCTCACGCGCGCTCGCCGCCGAGGGGATCGTCGACGCCGAACTGGGCGCCGAGTTCGCCCGCAAGCTCCTCGAACCCCAGCTCCAGCTCTACGTGAAGCGCCTGCGGGCCGGTCAGGAAGCCGGTGACGTACGGCAGGACATCGACCTCCGTATCGCCCTGGAACTCCTCGCGGGCCCCCTCGCGCACCGCTGGCTGCTCCGTACCCTCCCGCTCACCCACGCATACGCGGATGCCGTCGCCGACTACGCCCTGTACGGTCTCGCCCCGCGCGGCTGA
- a CDS encoding bifunctional DNA primase/polymerase codes for MGDDFGRYRGTDSRIPQWLRRRAKKSAEALDGAAADREALLLAVADAGMPVSPAAHPLGYRCSCERIGCPTPARHPISFAWQTQSTTDRAQIERWARNQPQANFITATGMIHDVLDVPLEAGSRALERLLERSVDVGPVADSGGDRMLFFTATRGTPEDEDEWWPCELDCHPETMDEHPGLRWHCRGSYVLVPPARLPGDLAVRWIRGPELPLPDPLTLLETLTDACARYAGENGELDPHAVAWPLGR; via the coding sequence ATGGGCGACGACTTCGGCCGCTACCGCGGCACGGACAGCAGGATTCCCCAGTGGTTGCGCAGGCGTGCCAAGAAGAGCGCCGAGGCGCTCGACGGGGCGGCGGCGGACCGGGAGGCACTGCTGCTCGCCGTGGCCGACGCCGGTATGCCCGTCTCGCCCGCGGCCCATCCCCTCGGCTACCGCTGTTCCTGTGAGCGGATCGGCTGTCCGACCCCGGCCAGACACCCCATCTCGTTCGCCTGGCAGACCCAGTCCACCACCGACCGCGCCCAGATCGAGCGGTGGGCCCGCAACCAGCCCCAGGCCAACTTCATCACCGCGACCGGCATGATCCACGACGTGCTGGACGTGCCGCTGGAAGCGGGCAGCCGGGCGCTGGAGCGGCTGCTGGAACGGTCCGTGGACGTCGGCCCCGTGGCCGATTCCGGCGGCGACCGCATGCTCTTCTTCACCGCCACCCGGGGCACCCCGGAGGACGAGGACGAGTGGTGGCCCTGCGAACTGGACTGCCACCCCGAGACGATGGACGAGCATCCGGGGCTGCGCTGGCACTGCCGGGGCAGTTACGTCCTCGTACCGCCCGCGCGGCTCCCGGGCGACCTGGCGGTGCGCTGGATCCGCGGCCCCGAGCTGCCGCTGCCCGATCCCCTGACACTGCTGGAGACCCTGACGGACGCGTGCGCGCGGTACGCGGGCGAGAACGGCGAACTGGACCCGCACGCGGTGGCCTGGCCCCTGGGCCGCTGA
- the efeU gene encoding iron uptake transporter permease EfeU: MFGNYLIGLREGLEASLVVCILVAYLVKTGRRDALRPIWIGISVAIVLALAFGFGLEYGSQELTFEAQETLGGSLSIVAVCLVTWMVFWMRRTARHLKADLGAKLDAALAMGTGALVATAFLAVGREGLETALFVWASVRASQDGTYEPLTGVLLGLATAVVLGWLFYRGALRINLAKFFTWTGGMLVVVAAGVLAYGVHDLQEADHIGGLSDKAFDISSTIPPDSWYGTLLKGVFNFQPDPTVVQLVVWLLYLIPTLALFLAPVWFGRSVGGGGGAEEQKATDDEADAGSGGAGGGRVAVTDGERVRDGARGAGGRTVGEAE; the protein is encoded by the coding sequence GTGTTCGGCAATTACCTGATCGGTCTGCGAGAGGGCCTGGAGGCCAGTCTCGTCGTCTGCATCCTCGTCGCGTACCTGGTGAAGACGGGCCGGCGCGACGCGCTGCGGCCCATCTGGATCGGGATCTCGGTCGCGATCGTGCTGGCGCTCGCCTTCGGCTTCGGGCTCGAATACGGCTCGCAGGAGCTGACGTTCGAGGCGCAGGAGACGCTGGGCGGTTCGCTGTCGATCGTCGCGGTGTGCCTGGTGACGTGGATGGTCTTCTGGATGCGGCGTACGGCCCGGCACCTCAAGGCGGACCTGGGGGCGAAGCTCGACGCGGCGCTGGCGATGGGCACGGGCGCGCTGGTCGCGACGGCGTTCCTCGCGGTGGGCCGCGAGGGCCTGGAGACGGCGCTGTTCGTCTGGGCGTCGGTGCGCGCGTCGCAGGACGGCACGTACGAGCCGCTGACCGGTGTGCTGTTGGGGCTCGCCACCGCCGTCGTACTGGGGTGGCTCTTCTACCGGGGCGCGCTCAGGATCAACCTGGCGAAGTTCTTCACGTGGACCGGCGGGATGCTGGTCGTCGTCGCGGCGGGGGTGCTCGCGTACGGGGTGCACGACCTCCAGGAGGCCGACCACATCGGCGGCCTGTCGGACAAGGCCTTCGACATCAGCTCCACCATCCCGCCGGACAGTTGGTACGGCACGCTCCTCAAGGGCGTCTTCAACTTCCAGCCGGATCCCACCGTGGTCCAGCTGGTCGTGTGGCTGCTCTACCTGATCCCGACACTCGCGCTGTTCCTGGCCCCGGTATGGTTCGGACGGTCAGTTGGAGGCGGGGGCGGGGCCGAGGAGCAGAAGGCGACCGATGATGAGGCCGATGCGGGCAGTGGTGGGGCTGGCGGCGGTCGCGTCGCTGTCACTGACGGCGAGCGGGTGCGTGACGGTGCACGGGGAGCTGGCGGTCGTACCGTCGGCGAAGCGGAGTGA